GAGGTAGAAACTAAGTATTTAGAAAATCACACCCCTTCTCAAGCTGATATTAGCAAATGGAAAGGAATAGATATTATCTACTTCCAAGAAGATTTGCGAAAATATGCTAAAGGCAACATCAGCGAAAAATCTTTTTACACTTACTTCAAAACGGCTCCTGTAAAGAAATTGCCGAGAATTGACATGCTAAATTTGTTATCAAATTACGCAGGTTATGAATCTTGGTTTAATTATAAAAAATTAAAACCTATTGAACTTCCTAAAGAATCTATCCAACAAGAAGTTATTTTTGAGGAAAAGGCTCTAGTAAATGATAATACATCTACGGAACAGGACTTACCTCTAACAAATTCTATAGAAAATACAGTTCCAAAAATATTAAATACTTTAGAACCTGAAGCCGAACAAGAACAACTAATCTCAATAGAAAAAAAGGACATTCTAAAAGAAGAAATAAATAATATTTTACAAATAAACAGCACTGATAATCAAACAACAAAAGAAAAAAAACAGATTAACAACTCTAATTTTTTTAAAAGAAATATCTGGTATTTGATAACCAGTGTATTAAGTCTTTTAATTTTATTTTTAATTTTTAGAGATCAATGGTTAATTAATGATTTTACGTATAGCTTTATCGATTCGGATAGAAACACCTTAATTAAAGACGAATTGGATGTTAAAATCTTAAATGAAAACGAATCTCCAATTCTCATTCGTGTTAAGCCGAATGAACCTTTTAGATACAGCACCAAAAGTAAAACTTTAACCATGATTGTATCGTCGCCATTTTACAAAACAGATACAATAAAACGCAATCTAGAAACAGCACCAAGCAACGAAAATATTGAACTAAAACCGAATGATTACGCCATTCTGTTGTACTATTATTCTCGTTCTATTAAAGATTTCAAAAAGAAAAGAGAGCAACTCAATCAATTAATTAGTGATAACGCTCAAATAACCCAGGTTTATGACAACGAAACATATGGCGTAGAGCGACTTGACAAACAAAAATACATTAGCCTTGTAACCTTACCAACAACTGCTTTGGAAAACCTGAATGTGATTGACACACAGATGAAAAATGGAAAAATTGTACTTATCCGCTTTAAAATTTCTACCAATGAAAAGTAAACTACTACACGGATTATTCGTTGCAATTGCAATAGTTTCTATGGCGTCTTGTAACAAAAAATACGAAGGCGACACGACTATCAACGATGTTAAATATAAAAATAACCGCAATACTATCCCTTCCATAAAAATGGATAGTGCACAAGCGATTAACACCATTACAAAGCAAAAGATACAAGATCTCTTGGATCTTTCCACGCTTTATATCTCAGGAAATAAGGACACTGAAATAGATTCTGTAATCTATGCACAAATGCAAAGTTACTTTTTGAAGCCCGATTCCTTGCAATTGAAACCTCTTTTCAAAGATCTGGATAGTCTAAAAGTACGCTACGCCAACATCAACAAATTAAGCATTCAGCGGCAAATAGTTGGCAAAGACACTTTTGACATTGCAAAATTCAATGTTGAGTATTTTAATAATAAAAAATTATTCATAGGAAGTTACGAACGTGACGCACAATATGTCTTAAAATCGGTTCCCACAAAAGCAAATAACGAATTTAAGTTCTATTTCAAGAATTTTTATGATGAATTGAATAAAAAAGAAGATAGCATAAAAACGATTATCATACCACCAACAACAACAAATTTACCTAAAGCATCTTCTGGAAAATAAAACAATAAAGCCACCGAGACTCGGTGGCTTTATTTAATAATTTAGTTTCGGATGATTATTTAACCGCCTCAACAGCTTCTTTAACTTCAGTTTTTACAGAGTCAACTTTCGCCTGAACCGAATCAACTTTTGCAACAGCAGTATCAACTTCTTTAGATAAAGAATCCATATCTGTAGCTACTGAATCAACTTTTGTATCAACTGTTTCTGCTTTCTTACAAGATACTACTGCTAATGAAGCGATAGCTACTGCGAAAAATACTTTTTTCATAATAAATGGTTTTTTAATTATTAATATATAAAATCTGTGTTTCGTTCTTTCATTTTGAACATTCCAAATTTATAACACTAAAAACTATGAATAAAATAATTCGCTTGTAATGTTTTTGTAATCTATTTTACAAATTTAAACACTGATTTACAATGAATTAAAACAAATCGAAACTTTTAAAATACAAAAAAATAATTAGGAGTTATTAAATAATCTAGCCGAACATCTGTTTTAAAAACATTATCAACACACTCAACTGGCTTATAAAAAGAAAGACCAATTTTTGAAATAACTTTATTTTCCTCAAAAAACTTATCATAAAATCCTTTTCCGTAACCAATTCTATTTCCTAACGGATCACAGTAGACCAACGGCGTGATGCAAATATCAAACTCAATTTCTCCATAATCCAGATTGCTTACAGGCTCTTGGATATTCCATTTGCTTATTTTAAATTCAGAATCTGGATTGATTTCAATAGAAATAATTTTATCACCGACGACTTTTGGAACAAAAATTCTAATATTATGTTTGAAGCAATAATCAAAGAAAAAGCTGGTATCTATCTCATTTTTCGAAACAATGGGCAAGAAGCAATGGATTTTAGAATTTGCTTTAATTTCAAAATTAGAAATAAAAGTGTCAAAGATTTCTTTAGAAAATAGAAAAACCTCGTCTTTTGACAAGGTCATTCTTTTTTCTAAATATTTTTCTCTTAAAACTGATTTTTGTTGAAAAATAGTATCCATCTAAATTTCTTTAACTGAAATTATATTAACCGGACAAGCTTTTGCTGCTTTATCACAAGATTCAAAAGCGTCTGGAGATGGTGTTTTTATTGTAAAAAACCCTTTTTTCTCTATGGATTTAAGAAGCACAGATTTCCCATCTTTTTTAGACATTCTAAAATAGTCTGGTGCAAACTCTGCACAATAATTACAGCCGATACACTTATCTCTTTGCAATGTTACAATAACCATTAACTCTGAATAAATTTAAAATTAATGAGAATAAACACCTTCTTCTACATTATTCTGCTGAGTGCCTGGCTCTTCAACCTTAACAACTTTATAAAGTTTATCAGAAGGACGAACTCTAAAGTCGGTTTTAAAAGTTACAACGTCTGATTTTGTCGCTTTTGTAGCATCATCTTTAGCATCTACTTTGAGACCTTCTATTACCATCTCTTGTGAACCTGTCGTTGGGCCTTGGATCAAAACGGTATCGCCTTCAGCTAAATCATAAGCTTCGATTAAAAATTCAGCAATCTCGGATTTTGGATAATAGTGTCTTCCTTTTCCGATATAGACTTTTTTCTGTGTCGCACTAGAACCAGAATTAGCAGACCACTCTCCTAACTCTTGACCAAGATAATATCCAGACCAGAAACCGCGGTTATAAACCGTTTCTAATTGCTTCATCCATTCCGCAACTTTTTCTTGAGAGAAAGTACCTTCCGCAACACTATCGATTGCTTCACGATAACATTTGGTTACCATCGCAACATATTCTGGAGCACGTCCACGTCCTTCAACCTTCAAAACTTTAACCCCAGCATCTGTAATTTGGTCTAAAAATCCGATGGTACAAAGATCTTTTGGCGACATCATATATTCGTTATCCAATTCGATTTCGAAACCAGAATCTTGATCGATTACAGTATATTTTTTACGACAATTTTGCTTGCACGCACCTCTATTTGCTGATGAGTTGTGAGAATGAAGGCTTAAATAGCACTTTCCTGAAACCGCCATACATAAAGCACCATGACCAAAGATTTCAACTTCTACCAAATTACCAGAAGGTCCTTTAACCTGTTCTTTTTCAATTTGGCTACAGATTTTTTTAATTTGGCTAATACTTAGCTCACGGCTCATCACCATTGTATCTGCAAACAAAGCATAAAACTTAACCGTTTCAATGTTGGTTACATTAATCTGCGTCGAGATATGCACTTCCATACCGATTTGTCTGGCATAAGCAATCACTGCTTGGTCCATAGCAATTACTGCTGTAAGATTGGCTGCTTTGGCTTTGTCTAGGAGTGTTTTTATGATTGACAAATCATGATCATATATAATTGTGTTGAGCGTCAAATAAGTTCTAACACCTTTTTCTTCACAACGTTTTGCAATCTCTGGAAGATCGTCAATTGTAAAATTCATGGAAGCGCGAGCACGCATATTAAGCTGCTCTACTCCGAAATAAACAGAATCTGCCCCATTGTCAATCGCCGCTTGTAACGAAGTAAAATCTCCTGCGGGAGACATTAGTTCTATTCTTCCTGTTTTTGTCATTTTATTATCAATAAATTTTTGCAAAGGTAATTAATTTATTCTTGATTAAAATAATTCCCAATTGATAGTTTTGTTCGTTTACAATCACCGTTTCTATGACAAGATTTCATATTGCTGAACAAATATTGACAAAATTTCCTATTACATAATGAATAGAAGTTAGGATAGTATTATAAAAAGACTTTAAAACAGTTTAAAAAACTCTTAAAATCAGTCAATATTTATTAATTTATATTTAATAATGGTTAAATTTTGTTAAATATGTAACACTAAGTTTTTAGTTTATACTTATTTAGCATTAAATTTGTTAGACAATAATCAAAATAAAAAAAAAGAGATATAAAATGAAGAATACTTTAAAAAAACTAATGCCATTAGCTGTTGTGGGTGTTTTATCTGGAGCTACTACTTTTGGAGCTATTAAATATTTCGATCCGCAAAACTCAGGAGAAGATTTCTCTTATTTCACAAAATCAAGTCCGAAAGCTAACTTCGTAGGCATGAATTCGGCGGCTGTAGGTGACGACTTTGTAAAAGCTTCCAAAACTACCGTTCCCGCAGTTGTTACCATAAAAAATTATTCTGACAGATCCGCACAAAGAGCACCAGACAAAGATTTATTCGATTTCTTTTTCGGTAACCCATTTGGTCGCGGTGGTCAACCACAGCAACGTCAACAAACACCTAAAAACATGCCTTCTGGTTTAGGTTCTGGCGTTATTATCTCACCTGATGGTTATATCATTTCTAACAATCACGTTATTGCAGGTGCTAATAAACTTGAAGTTGTATTAAGCAATAAAAAATCATATATCGCAAATCTTGTAGGAACAGATCCTAACACAGATATAGCATTATTAAAAATTGAAGAAAAAGGCTTACCTTATCTTAATTTCGCAAATTCTGATGCGGTAGAAGTTGGGCAATGGGTTTTAGCTGTTGGTAATCCGCTGGGACTTAACTCAACGGTAACAGCTGGGATTATTTCAGCAAAAGGTAGAAGTATCGATCTTCTTAGCCAACAATCGAGAACACCAATTGAAAGTTTTATCCAAACGGATGCTGCTATTAATCCAGGTAACAGTGGCGGGGCTTTGGTTAACGTAAGTGGTGACCTTATTGGTATTAATACCGCTATCTCATCCAATACTGGCTACTACGAGGGTTATGGTTTTGCAGTTCCTTCTAATTTAGCAAGAAAAATTGTTGAAGATATTAAGAAGTTTGGTTTGGTGCAAAGAGGCTTCTTAGGTGTTGGTACACTTGATCTATCCAACGACAACCAAGTTATGGCATACAATCAAGAGAAAAAAGCCAATTTAAAAACAGGAAATGGTGTCTATGTACGAGAAGTTAGTGATAATAGTGGCGCGGGCGATGCAGGAATAAGAATTGGAGATGTTATTACGAAAATAGATAATACAGACATCAATAGCTACGCAGATTTGTCATTCGTAATTGGCAGCAAACGTCCTGGCGACAAAGTTGCACTTACCTATACAAGAAATGGTAAAGCGACTACGACTACGGTAGTTCTTAAGGATCAAAAGGGAAATACTTCAGCAAGAAGCAAAGCCGACCTTAGCGTGACAGAAAAAATTGGTAGCGACTTTGACCCATTAAGTGACCGAATTAAAACCAACTACGGACTAAACAGTGGCGTTATCGCAAGAAATGTTGTTGAAAATAGTGAAATGGACAAAATTGGCGTGGTAGATAATTATATCATTATCGAAATAAATGGCAAACCTGTTAACAGTCAAAAAGATGTAGAAAAAATCCTTAACGATTATAAAGGAAATGTCCAAGTAAAGTATGTTGACGAATATGGCAGAATTACCACAAGAGGATTCAAAATGCCATAATAAAATATGAGTCATAAAAAGAAAAGCAGCTCGGTTGAGCTGCTTCTTTTATTTAAAACAAAGTCAATTTCGATGGCTCCGTAGCCATTTGCGGAATATGGAGGTTTTCGCCCCAAGTTTTATTTAATTTCTCAATAAAATGTACAGATAACAAAGGTGAGGCTTTTTCAATGTTTTGGTGTACGAAAAAATACAAATGTTCTAAACCTTGTTCTTTCCAAATTGTCAAACGCGTCAACCAATCGTCGAGTCTTTTATAATCGCTTTCTGCATTGGCACCAACATAGCGTATAAAGGCAACGGGCGTAGTCAATCGCATGTGCAACATATCGCGTCGTCCCGCTGTATCAACAATAATATTTGTAATATTATATTTTTCAAAAAGCTCACAAGTTTGGTTAAAAACCTCTTCGTCTGTAAACCATTCTGTATTTCGGAGTTCGATAGCCAAAGGCACATCACGAGGCCAATCTTTGACAAATTTTTCTAACCGATCGTAATCTTTAGGTTTAAAATTATCGTGCAATTGTAAAAAAACCATTCCCAACTTTTCATCAAAATTCATAACGGACGTTACAAACTGCGTTACAGGCTCTGTGACGTCTTTCAGTCGTCGAAAGTGCGAAACGGTATTGGTAATTTTTGGAAAAAATTTAAAATCGTCTGGTGTTTTGTCTTTCCATGTTACGACTTGCTCAAGCGAAGGCATTCCGTAGAACGTTGCATTCAGCTCAATCGAATTAAATTGTGTAGAATAATAGCTTAATTCGTCTTTTGTTCCTTTTGGGTAAAAGCCTTTTAGGTCGGTTTTGTTCCATTTGGCGCATCCAATTTCGATGTCTATTAGACCAGATTTATTTAGATTTAAAATCGTTTTAGTTTGTGGATGATCAGTTGGTAAACTGAAATCTATTTTTGAAGGATCTTCAACTTGTCCGAATTTCATTTTAATACAATTTAAAGTTTAAAGTTAGAAAAAATTGTTTTATTTCATTTTTAAATCTAAAATAAAAAAGCCATAGAAAAATCCATGGCTTTTATATCAATTATTTATTATCGTTTAAGCTTCGCAAGAAGAACATGAAACGAAGTTGACCATCAGTTCTTTAGAAACCGAAGAACTTCTTTGATAGTATAGGGTTTTAACACCTTTTTTCCAAGCTTCAATCATCAAATAGTTAACATCTTTAACAGGCATTGTTGACGGTATCTGCAAGTTAAGCGATTGCGCTTGGTCAATATATTGTTGTCTTTGCGCTGCCTGAGAAATAATCTCCATCGGAGAAATCTCTCTAAAGGTTTTAAAGACTGCTTTTTCATCTTCTGTTAAACCTTCCAGATGTTGTACAGAGCCGTGGTTAAGCATAACATTTCTCCAGGTTTCTTCGTTATCAAGACCTTTTTCTTCTAACAATTTAGCCAAATATTTGTTCTTACGCATGAAGTTTCCTTTTGCCAAACCAGCTTTATAATAGTTGGAAGCGAATGGCTCAATACCTGGCGAGGTTTGTCCCAAAATTGCAGAACTGGACGTTGTAGGCGCAATAGCCATCAAAGTTGTATTTCTCATGCCATAGCCTTTCAACATATCTGACTCGCCATAGATATTTGCTAACTCACGAGATGCTTGTTCGGCTTCTTCTTTAATATGTCTGAAAGCGCGTGCATTGAATTGTGTTGCTTCAAAACTTTCAAACGGAATCATATTTTTTTGTAAATACGAATGGTAGCCTAAAACGCCTAAACCTAAAGCACGGTGTCGCATCGCGAAGTTACGTGCAGAAGTTAGGTAATAGTTACCTTCGGTTTTTTCAATAAATTCTGATAAAACTGCGTCGAGGAAATAGATAGCCAATTTAACAGCATTGGTATCTTTCCATTCGTCATACAATTCCAAATTCATGGAAGAAAGACAGCAAATGAAAGATTCATTGGTTGTTGATGGCAACATAATCTCCGAACAAAGATTACTTGCATTAACCATCAACCCTGCATCTTTATAGACCTGAGGTTTGTTTCTGTTAACAT
This genomic stretch from Chryseobacterium sp. POL2 harbors:
- a CDS encoding 5-formyltetrahydrofolate cyclo-ligase: MDTIFQQKSVLREKYLEKRMTLSKDEVFLFSKEIFDTFISNFEIKANSKIHCFLPIVSKNEIDTSFFFDYCFKHNIRIFVPKVVGDKIISIEINPDSEFKISKWNIQEPVSNLDYGEIEFDICITPLVYCDPLGNRIGYGKGFYDKFFEENKVISKIGLSFYKPVECVDNVFKTDVRLDYLITPNYFFVF
- a CDS encoding ferredoxin — protein: MVIVTLQRDKCIGCNYCAEFAPDYFRMSKKDGKSVLLKSIEKKGFFTIKTPSPDAFESCDKAAKACPVNIISVKEI
- a CDS encoding peptidase U32 family protein, producing MTKTGRIELMSPAGDFTSLQAAIDNGADSVYFGVEQLNMRARASMNFTIDDLPEIAKRCEEKGVRTYLTLNTIIYDHDLSIIKTLLDKAKAANLTAVIAMDQAVIAYARQIGMEVHISTQINVTNIETVKFYALFADTMVMSRELSISQIKKICSQIEKEQVKGPSGNLVEVEIFGHGALCMAVSGKCYLSLHSHNSSANRGACKQNCRKKYTVIDQDSGFEIELDNEYMMSPKDLCTIGFLDQITDAGVKVLKVEGRGRAPEYVAMVTKCYREAIDSVAEGTFSQEKVAEWMKQLETVYNRGFWSGYYLGQELGEWSANSGSSATQKKVYIGKGRHYYPKSEIAEFLIEAYDLAEGDTVLIQGPTTGSQEMVIEGLKVDAKDDATKATKSDVVTFKTDFRVRPSDKLYKVVKVEEPGTQQNNVEEGVYSH
- a CDS encoding trypsin-like peptidase domain-containing protein, yielding MKNTLKKLMPLAVVGVLSGATTFGAIKYFDPQNSGEDFSYFTKSSPKANFVGMNSAAVGDDFVKASKTTVPAVVTIKNYSDRSAQRAPDKDLFDFFFGNPFGRGGQPQQRQQTPKNMPSGLGSGVIISPDGYIISNNHVIAGANKLEVVLSNKKSYIANLVGTDPNTDIALLKIEEKGLPYLNFANSDAVEVGQWVLAVGNPLGLNSTVTAGIISAKGRSIDLLSQQSRTPIESFIQTDAAINPGNSGGALVNVSGDLIGINTAISSNTGYYEGYGFAVPSNLARKIVEDIKKFGLVQRGFLGVGTLDLSNDNQVMAYNQEKKANLKTGNGVYVREVSDNSGAGDAGIRIGDVITKIDNTDINSYADLSFVIGSKRPGDKVALTYTRNGKATTTTVVLKDQKGNTSARSKADLSVTEKIGSDFDPLSDRIKTNYGLNSGVIARNVVENSEMDKIGVVDNYIIIEINGKPVNSQKDVEKILNDYKGNVQVKYVDEYGRITTRGFKMP
- a CDS encoding DUF72 domain-containing protein — protein: MKFGQVEDPSKIDFSLPTDHPQTKTILNLNKSGLIDIEIGCAKWNKTDLKGFYPKGTKDELSYYSTQFNSIELNATFYGMPSLEQVVTWKDKTPDDFKFFPKITNTVSHFRRLKDVTEPVTQFVTSVMNFDEKLGMVFLQLHDNFKPKDYDRLEKFVKDWPRDVPLAIELRNTEWFTDEEVFNQTCELFEKYNITNIIVDTAGRRDMLHMRLTTPVAFIRYVGANAESDYKRLDDWLTRLTIWKEQGLEHLYFFVHQNIEKASPLLSVHFIEKLNKTWGENLHIPQMATEPSKLTLF
- a CDS encoding ribonucleoside-diphosphate reductase subunit alpha; this encodes MDENIDIWWLNEESEQMLNRGYLLKGETVEGAIDRITTAAAKRLFKPELQPAFKEMIVKGWISFSSPVWANMGTQRGLPISCFNVHIPDSIEGITHKMGEVIMQTKIGGGTSGYFGELRNRGTAVTDNGKSSGAVSFMKLFDTAMDVVSQGGVRRGAFAAYLDVDHGDIEEFLSIKDIGSPIQNLFTGICVPDYWMQDMVDGDMEKRKIWARVLESRQQKGLPYIFFTDNVNRNKPQVYKDAGLMVNASNLCSEIMLPSTTNESFICCLSSMNLELYDEWKDTNAVKLAIYFLDAVLSEFIEKTEGNYYLTSARNFAMRHRALGLGVLGYHSYLQKNMIPFESFEATQFNARAFRHIKEEAEQASRELANIYGESDMLKGYGMRNTTLMAIAPTTSSSAILGQTSPGIEPFASNYYKAGLAKGNFMRKNKYLAKLLEEKGLDNEETWRNVMLNHGSVQHLEGLTEDEKAVFKTFREISPMEIISQAAQRQQYIDQAQSLNLQIPSTMPVKDVNYLMIEAWKKGVKTLYYQRSSSVSKELMVNFVSCSSCEA